In one window of Janthinobacterium sp. 1_2014MBL_MicDiv DNA:
- a CDS encoding sel1 repeat family protein — MKLTAWLLAAALASPLASPLAQAGADPAAQVVQAKALMRAGAASQPAARALFRQAAGQGSGAAAYYLGLMLKNGMGGAQDSGAALHWLQLAAQRQVAPAMFIVANMLLDSDEDKARFWLDAACELEYPEALQQKSVAVGEGRMGYAHSEELANLYLKMATHAMGHRAAEP; from the coding sequence ATGAAGCTGACGGCTTGGCTGCTGGCGGCCGCCCTGGCTTCCCCCCTGGCGTCGCCGCTGGCGCAGGCCGGCGCCGATCCCGCCGCGCAAGTGGTGCAGGCGAAGGCGCTGATGCGCGCCGGCGCAGCATCGCAGCCGGCCGCGCGTGCGCTGTTCCGGCAGGCGGCGGGGCAGGGCAGCGGCGCGGCCGCATATTATCTGGGCCTGATGCTGAAGAACGGCATGGGCGGCGCGCAGGACAGCGGCGCCGCCTTGCACTGGCTGCAACTGGCCGCGCAGCGTCAGGTGGCGCCGGCCATGTTCATCGTGGCGAACATGCTGCTGGACAGCGACGAGGACAAGGCGCGCTTTTGGCTCGATGCCGCCTGCGAGCTCGAATACCCGGAAGCGTTGCAGCAAAAATCCGTCGCCGTGGGCGAAGGCAGGATGGGCTATGCGCACAGCGAAGAGCTGGCGAACCTGTACCTGAAAATGGCGACGCATGCGATGGGGCACCGGGCCGCCGAACCTTGA
- the ppnN gene encoding nucleotide 5'-monophosphate nucleosidase PpnN → MEHDVIDTLVSPEGRLDVLSKTEVNKLLDTSQGGLYNTFRRCALAVLNCGSTIDDGRALLERYQSFEISIIQRERGIKLDIKGAPAIAFVDGKMIKGIHEHLFAVLRDIIFVSDEVTGNPKFDLQSTEGVTDAVFHILRNANVLQTQLNPNLVVCWGGHSINRAEYNYSKEVGYQLGLRGLDICTGCGPGAMKGPMKGATIGHAKQRLHNGRYLGITEPGIIAAESPNPIVNDLVIMPDIEKRLEAFVRAGHGIVVFPGGAGTAEEILYILGILLHPDNADIPFPLIFTGPETSREYFVQINQFISDTLGPEAQQRYKIIIDDPELVAREMLEGIRQVREFRKAHSDAYYFNWLLKIDHEFQKPFHPTHENMRNLSLHKNQPTHLLAAQLRRAFSGVVAGNVKDDGIRSIEEHGNFEIHGDKSIAGPMDALLASFVAQHRMKLAGTAYVPCYTVIQ, encoded by the coding sequence ATGGAACACGACGTTATCGATACTCTGGTTTCACCGGAAGGCCGCCTGGACGTGCTCTCCAAGACTGAAGTCAACAAACTGCTCGACACCAGCCAGGGCGGCCTGTACAACACGTTCCGCCGCTGCGCGCTGGCGGTGCTCAATTGCGGCAGCACCATCGACGATGGCCGCGCCTTGCTTGAGCGATATCAATCGTTTGAAATTTCCATCATCCAGCGCGAGCGCGGCATCAAGCTCGACATCAAGGGCGCGCCGGCCATCGCCTTTGTCGACGGCAAGATGATCAAGGGTATACACGAACATCTGTTTGCCGTCTTGCGCGATATCATCTTCGTCAGCGATGAAGTCACGGGCAATCCGAAATTCGACTTGCAGAGCACGGAAGGCGTGACGGACGCCGTCTTCCACATCCTGCGCAATGCCAACGTGCTGCAAACCCAGCTCAACCCGAACCTGGTCGTGTGCTGGGGCGGCCACTCGATCAACCGCGCCGAATACAATTATTCGAAGGAAGTGGGCTACCAGCTGGGCTTGCGCGGCCTCGACATCTGCACCGGCTGCGGCCCGGGCGCCATGAAGGGCCCGATGAAGGGCGCCACCATCGGCCACGCCAAGCAGCGCCTGCACAATGGCCGCTACCTGGGCATCACGGAGCCGGGCATCATCGCGGCCGAATCGCCGAACCCCATCGTCAACGATCTGGTCATCATGCCGGACATCGAAAAACGCCTGGAAGCGTTCGTGCGCGCGGGCCACGGCATCGTGGTCTTCCCCGGCGGCGCCGGCACGGCCGAAGAGATCCTGTATATCCTCGGTATCTTGCTGCACCCGGACAACGCCGACATTCCGTTCCCATTGATTTTCACGGGGCCGGAAACGTCGCGCGAATATTTCGTGCAGATCAACCAGTTCATCAGCGACACCCTGGGCCCGGAAGCGCAGCAGCGCTACAAGATCATCATCGACGACCCGGAGCTGGTGGCGCGCGAGATGCTCGAAGGCATACGCCAGGTGCGCGAATTCCGCAAGGCGCACAGCGACGCCTATTACTTCAATTGGCTGCTGAAGATCGACCATGAATTCCAGAAGCCGTTCCACCCCACGCATGAAAACATGCGCAACCTGAGCCTGCACAAGAACCAGCCCACGCACTTGCTGGCGGCCCAGCTGCGCCGCGCGTTTTCCGGCGTGGTGGCGGGCAACGTCAAGGACGACGGCATCCGCTCGATCGAAGAGCACGGCAACTTCGAAATCCACGGCGACAAATCCATCGCCGGCCCGATGGACGCGCTGCTGGCCTCGTTCGTGGCGCAGCACCGCATGAAGCTGGCGGGCACGGCGTATGTGCCGTGCTATACCGTGATTCAGTAG
- a CDS encoding bifunctional 2',3'-cyclic-nucleotide 2'-phosphodiesterase/3'-nucleotidase yields MCHPLRQLPRLALLPLLLAGCGALPPAANSPIHAPSAAPAGSSATLALLETTDLHANVLSYDYYKLQAEPSIGLERTAALIAQARAEFPNTLLLDNGDTIQGTALADYQALVKPLACDQTLAIYKAMNLLKVDGGGIGNHEFNYGLAFLSQVTGNQFDVDSVDAAKPRCAGPQFPQVLANVYSVKSGKPLFAPYHIIAKQITATGPDGQPVTSTVKVGIISFAPPTIMAWDKRWLEGRVYTQGVRETAEKFIPEMRARGAELVVAISHGGLDDSPYSPTMENGNYYLSQVPGVDAMLIGHSHQLFPNATSTVPQFNLPGVDKVKGTVNGVPTVMANLWGKHLGVIGLRLRHDGRQWVVDKAQTTVEARGIQNADKSYVAPDAAIARLVAEEHAATIAYVQTPVGATDFRMSTYFADVGDVSAIEVVNQAQSGYLAAYVKANLPQYAHLPVLSMSSPFKSGSAGVSDYTDVKAGNVALNNAADLYLYPNALYGVKMNGAELKAWLEQSARRFNTIDVNKTEPQELVNTAHPSYNFDAITSADVRYQIDITQPPGHRIQGLTYQGKPVDSSQEFLIATNNYRASGGGNFPGLDGSKTVVASPDNNRELLIAYVTQEKHLTRAKNGSARSWRFARAATKGPVVFHSAPNVIELAKAAGIANVTQLKADDGAGKGFALYQLDLSK; encoded by the coding sequence ATGTGCCACCCCCTGCGCCAGCTCCCCCGTCTCGCCCTGTTACCGCTGCTGCTGGCCGGCTGCGGCGCCTTGCCGCCCGCCGCCAACAGCCCTATCCACGCGCCATCGGCCGCGCCGGCCGGCAGCAGCGCCACCCTGGCCCTGCTGGAGACGACGGATTTGCACGCGAACGTGCTCAGTTATGACTATTACAAGCTGCAGGCGGAGCCGTCGATCGGCCTGGAACGCACGGCGGCCCTGATCGCGCAGGCGCGCGCCGAATTCCCGAACACGCTGTTGCTCGACAACGGCGACACCATCCAGGGCACGGCGCTGGCCGACTACCAGGCGCTGGTAAAACCGCTGGCCTGCGACCAGACGCTGGCCATCTACAAGGCCATGAATTTGCTGAAAGTGGACGGCGGCGGCATCGGCAACCATGAATTCAACTACGGCCTGGCGTTCCTGAGCCAGGTGACGGGCAACCAGTTCGACGTCGACAGCGTCGATGCGGCCAAGCCGCGCTGCGCCGGCCCGCAATTCCCGCAAGTGCTGGCCAACGTCTACAGCGTCAAGAGCGGCAAGCCGCTGTTCGCGCCGTATCACATCATCGCCAAGCAGATCACGGCCACCGGCCCCGATGGCCAGCCCGTCACGAGCACGGTCAAGGTGGGCATCATCAGCTTTGCGCCGCCGACCATCATGGCGTGGGACAAGCGCTGGCTGGAAGGGCGCGTCTACACGCAGGGCGTGCGCGAGACGGCGGAAAAATTCATCCCCGAGATGCGCGCCAGGGGCGCCGAGCTGGTGGTGGCCATCTCGCACGGCGGCCTCGATGACAGCCCGTATTCGCCGACCATGGAAAACGGCAATTACTACCTGTCGCAAGTGCCGGGCGTGGACGCCATGCTGATCGGCCATTCGCACCAGCTGTTCCCGAACGCCACGAGCACCGTGCCGCAGTTCAATTTGCCCGGCGTCGACAAGGTCAAAGGCACGGTCAACGGCGTGCCCACCGTGATGGCCAATCTGTGGGGCAAGCACCTGGGCGTGATCGGCTTGCGCCTGCGCCACGACGGCCGGCAGTGGGTCGTCGACAAGGCGCAGACCACGGTGGAAGCACGCGGCATCCAGAACGCGGACAAGAGCTATGTGGCGCCCGATGCGGCCATCGCCAGGCTGGTGGCGGAAGAGCACGCGGCGACCATCGCCTACGTGCAGACGCCCGTGGGCGCCACCGACTTCCGCATGTCGACGTATTTCGCCGACGTGGGCGACGTCAGCGCCATCGAAGTGGTGAACCAGGCGCAATCGGGCTACCTGGCCGCCTACGTGAAGGCCAACCTGCCGCAGTATGCGCACTTGCCCGTGCTGTCGATGTCGTCGCCGTTCAAGAGCGGCTCGGCCGGCGTATCTGATTACACGGACGTCAAGGCGGGCAACGTGGCGCTGAATAACGCGGCCGACCTGTACCTGTACCCGAACGCGCTGTACGGCGTGAAGATGAATGGCGCGGAACTGAAGGCCTGGCTGGAACAGTCGGCGCGGCGCTTCAATACCATCGATGTCAACAAGACCGAGCCGCAGGAACTGGTCAACACGGCCCACCCGAGCTACAACTTCGACGCCATCACCAGCGCCGACGTGCGCTACCAGATCGACATCACGCAGCCGCCAGGGCATCGCATCCAGGGGCTGACGTACCAGGGCAAGCCGGTGGACTCCAGCCAGGAATTCCTCATCGCGACGAATAATTACCGCGCCAGCGGCGGCGGCAATTTCCCCGGCCTCGATGGCAGCAAGACGGTGGTGGCCTCGCCCGACAACAACCGCGAACTGCTGATCGCCTACGTCACGCAGGAAAAACACCTGACGCGCGCGAAAAACGGCTCGGCGCGCAGCTGGCGCTTCGCCAGGGCCGCCACGAAAGGCCCCGTGGTCTTCCATTCGGCGCCGAACGTCATCGAACTGGCCAAGGCGGCCGGCATCGCCAACGTCACGCAGCTGAAGGCCGACGATGGTGCTGGCAAGGGCTTTGCGCTGTACCAGCTCGACCTGTCGAAATGA
- the prfB gene encoding peptide chain release factor 2 (programmed frameshift), producing MEAERINLISALLSDLTVREAELRRYLDFTVKSEKLEQVNEELEDPTVWNDPKRAQDLGKEKKALEAIVFTLTKADADLRDTKDLFDMAREEGDEETLEAIEQDVQEIRKVIESMEFRRMFNNPMDPNNCFIDIQAGAGGTEAQDWASMLLRQYLRYCERKGFKVEILEQSDGEVAGIKTATLKVEGDHAYGFLRTETGVHRLVRKSPFDSANGRHTSFTSLFVYPEVDDSIEIDVNPADIRVDTYRASGAGGQHINKTDSAVRMTHAPTGIVVQCQNDRSQHRNRAEAMEMLKAKLYEHELRKRMSEQQKLEDSKTDVGWGHQIRSYVLDQSRIKDLRTGFETGNTKGVLDGDIDDFISASLKQGV from the exons ATGGAAGCCGAACGCATCAATCTCATCTCCGCCCTGCTCTCCGACCTCACGGTCCGCGAAGCCGAACTTCGGAGGTATCTT GACTTCACTGTCAAGTCGGAGAAACTAGAGCAAGTCAACGAAGAACTGGAAGATCCTACCGTCTGGAACGATCCCAAGCGCGCCCAGGACCTCGGCAAGGAGAAGAAGGCGCTGGAAGCCATCGTCTTCACGCTGACCAAGGCCGACGCCGACCTGCGCGACACGAAGGACCTGTTCGACATGGCCCGTGAAGAGGGCGACGAAGAGACGCTGGAAGCGATCGAGCAAGACGTGCAGGAAATCCGCAAGGTCATCGAAAGCATGGAGTTCCGCCGGATGTTCAACAATCCGATGGATCCGAACAACTGCTTCATCGACATCCAGGCCGGCGCCGGCGGTACGGAAGCCCAGGACTGGGCCTCGATGCTGCTGCGCCAGTACCTGCGCTATTGCGAACGCAAGGGCTTCAAGGTCGAGATCCTCGAGCAGTCCGACGGCGAGGTGGCCGGCATCAAGACGGCCACGCTGAAGGTCGAGGGCGACCACGCCTACGGCTTCCTGCGCACGGAAACGGGCGTGCACCGCCTGGTGCGCAAGTCGCCATTCGACTCGGCCAACGGCCGCCATACCTCGTTTACGTCGCTGTTCGTGTATCCGGAGGTCGACGATTCGATCGAGATCGACGTCAACCCGGCCGATATCCGCGTCGACACCTACCGCGCGTCGGGCGCCGGTGGTCAGCACATCAATAAAACCGACTCCGCCGTCCGCATGACCCACGCGCCGACCGGCATCGTGGTGCAGTGCCAGAACGACCGTTCGCAGCACCGCAACCGCGCCGAAGCGATGGAAATGCTGAAAGCCAAGCTGTACGAGCACGAACTGCGCAAGCGCATGAGCGAGCAGCAAAAGCTGGAAGACTCGAAGACGGACGTGGGCTGGGGTCACCAGATCCGCTCCTACGTGCTGGACCAGTCGCGCATCAAGGATTTGCGCACCGGTTTCGAGACGGGCAATACCAAGGGCGTGCTCGATGGCGACATCGACGACTTCATCTCCGCCTCGCTGAAACAGGGCGTGTAA
- a CDS encoding heparinase II/III domain-containing protein, whose product MAASAAMAQLPAPVKTGHPKLFVSQAGFDLLKAQLPYYPAARFPATRGSISFQLLAQHKDSRDGVNQNIFGQHVSVGNTILIRHVDGWDVPAVAGSKGTVGVQFALLKNGVYASSTQVNLTPGVLSRMKFSWDSQAHRVGLTVNDVAIPTIWNTALGVPVEWQADAQIFSLGGRYKEDMQDFVLRDGQGTALIGYPTRDTGLNTAWNAFIYAADRRLAEIHSCATIAPTSAAFPKSCKVATGHRGTIYESAQLLSMAWLLTEKDKYRQGLLTYADMLLASPLPAGNEWSMGGRVAAMGLMYDWLYDLMGSVNVPAALGTGPYRNMLAQRIKETIAAENTLPAHDHLVASMCGSGQHLRDTSTVFDCEQKPVYEHWNRGATPSIANYYVSGHAFSAVTNMALGLLAIAEEHPEVVPMIDTAYAHFDKGFMAARAAISADGGHQMGFAYGVSSIPERLLLWRTALDNGDGTPLLQADWQDQLLYPYIYGLRSDGLFPSSGDNYDFPVGNPLLGQLARGVASVGGDGVAWSFYREQVATRRGGGDEILERLFWPTPVAPAPIPGLPLARHFRVSGQVLMRDSWDYAQATVLDFKSSSFAAQNHQHADQNSFSLYYKAPLLLDTGLYDSYESVHWWNYYTRSVAHNTITVYDTVDDATELLMNGVSGLSRDGGQWLQARQQSYPTIDEIQPGGVNALDGIVRYENTPEYTYTSGNASKAYSATRLDRNNGFVRQVLFLRQPAFWPKPVTLVFDSVRSKRGLPATFLLHTAHDPVANTANTSNLGDGHYKLGYSEGQRRIATVRNGEGMLIVQTVLPENAVVHKVGGLDHDGTVCRQMSPVKANEQWASSGDCRFMVRRRQADGSDLWFNHAPQTSEQKTTNEDVGVWRLEVTSATAPAANAPEYFLHTLFVADNDGASGTAQPPDTRRLAAAANTEALLLGSQLHVLFNRDVTPAARMDWTSPLAAGAILATGLKPGVHYALTSAPAAGAFARSLVEVVPGPGTHLSSDQGVLSIE is encoded by the coding sequence ATGGCGGCGTCTGCCGCGATGGCGCAACTGCCCGCGCCCGTCAAGACGGGCCATCCGAAGCTGTTTGTCAGCCAGGCCGGCTTTGATCTTCTCAAGGCACAACTGCCTTATTACCCCGCCGCGCGTTTCCCCGCCACCAGGGGCAGCATCAGTTTTCAGTTGCTGGCACAGCACAAGGATAGCCGCGACGGGGTGAATCAAAACATTTTCGGCCAGCACGTCAGTGTTGGCAATACGATTCTGATACGCCATGTGGATGGATGGGATGTGCCGGCCGTGGCGGGAAGCAAGGGGACGGTGGGTGTCCAGTTCGCATTGCTGAAGAATGGCGTGTATGCCTCGAGCACGCAGGTCAACTTGACGCCAGGCGTGCTGTCCAGGATGAAATTTTCATGGGATAGCCAGGCGCACCGGGTCGGGCTGACGGTGAACGATGTCGCCATTCCCACCATCTGGAATACGGCCCTGGGCGTGCCCGTCGAGTGGCAGGCGGATGCGCAGATATTCAGCCTCGGCGGCCGGTACAAGGAAGACATGCAGGATTTCGTCCTGCGCGACGGGCAGGGCACGGCATTGATCGGCTATCCCACCCGGGATACGGGTCTCAATACCGCCTGGAATGCATTTATCTATGCGGCAGACAGGCGCCTGGCGGAAATCCATAGCTGCGCCACGATCGCGCCCACGTCGGCCGCTTTTCCGAAATCGTGCAAGGTGGCCACCGGGCATCGCGGGACGATCTATGAAAGCGCGCAATTGCTGTCCATGGCATGGTTGCTGACGGAAAAGGACAAGTACAGGCAGGGCCTGCTGACGTACGCGGACATGCTGCTGGCGAGCCCACTTCCCGCCGGCAATGAATGGTCGATGGGGGGCAGGGTGGCCGCCATGGGGCTGATGTATGACTGGCTATATGACTTGATGGGCAGCGTGAATGTGCCCGCCGCGCTCGGCACGGGGCCGTACCGGAACATGCTGGCGCAGAGAATCAAGGAGACGATAGCGGCGGAAAATACGCTGCCGGCACATGATCACCTGGTGGCGTCCATGTGCGGCAGCGGGCAGCATTTGCGCGACACGAGCACGGTCTTCGATTGCGAGCAGAAACCCGTGTACGAACACTGGAACCGCGGCGCGACGCCCTCGATTGCCAATTACTATGTCAGCGGCCACGCCTTCAGTGCCGTGACGAACATGGCGCTGGGCTTGCTGGCCATCGCCGAGGAGCACCCCGAAGTCGTGCCGATGATCGACACGGCGTATGCGCATTTCGACAAGGGTTTCATGGCCGCGCGCGCCGCCATTTCCGCCGATGGCGGCCACCAGATGGGCTTTGCGTATGGCGTGTCGAGCATCCCTGAGCGCTTGCTGTTGTGGCGCACGGCGCTCGACAATGGCGACGGCACGCCGCTGTTGCAGGCGGACTGGCAGGATCAGTTGCTGTATCCCTATATCTACGGCTTGCGCAGCGACGGCCTGTTCCCTTCCAGCGGCGACAACTATGATTTCCCCGTAGGCAATCCACTGCTCGGGCAATTGGCGCGTGGCGTGGCCAGCGTTGGCGGCGATGGCGTCGCCTGGTCCTTCTATCGCGAGCAGGTCGCGACGCGTCGCGGCGGTGGCGACGAGATCCTGGAGCGCCTGTTCTGGCCAACCCCGGTGGCGCCCGCGCCGATACCAGGCCTGCCGCTGGCGCGCCATTTCAGGGTCTCGGGCCAGGTGCTGATGCGCGACAGCTGGGATTATGCGCAGGCCACCGTGCTGGACTTCAAATCATCGTCGTTCGCGGCGCAGAATCACCAGCACGCGGACCAGAACAGCTTTTCGCTGTATTACAAGGCGCCCTTGCTGCTCGATACGGGCTTGTATGACAGCTATGAAAGCGTGCACTGGTGGAATTACTACACGCGCAGCGTGGCGCATAACACGATCACGGTCTACGATACGGTGGACGATGCGACGGAGCTGCTCATGAACGGCGTGAGCGGCCTGAGCCGCGATGGCGGGCAGTGGCTGCAGGCGCGGCAACAGAGCTATCCGACAATCGACGAGATCCAGCCTGGCGGCGTGAATGCGCTCGATGGCATCGTGCGCTATGAAAATACGCCGGAATATACCTATACCAGCGGCAATGCCAGCAAGGCTTATTCGGCGACCAGGCTGGACCGGAATAACGGTTTCGTGCGCCAAGTCCTGTTTCTGCGCCAGCCGGCGTTCTGGCCCAAGCCCGTGACGCTGGTCTTCGACAGCGTGCGCAGCAAGCGTGGCTTGCCAGCCACCTTTTTGCTGCATACGGCGCATGACCCGGTGGCCAATACGGCCAATACGAGCAATCTCGGCGATGGGCACTACAAGCTCGGCTACAGTGAGGGACAGCGGCGCATCGCCACCGTGCGCAACGGCGAGGGCATGCTGATCGTGCAAACCGTGCTGCCGGAAAATGCCGTCGTGCACAAGGTCGGCGGCCTCGATCATGACGGCACCGTGTGTCGGCAGATGAGCCCGGTCAAGGCGAACGAACAATGGGCCAGCAGCGGCGATTGCCGCTTCATGGTGCGCCGCCGCCAGGCCGATGGCAGCGATCTGTGGTTCAACCATGCGCCGCAGACGAGCGAGCAAAAAACCACGAATGAGGATGTGGGTGTTTGGCGCCTGGAAGTCACCTCGGCAACGGCACCGGCGGCCAATGCGCCCGAGTATTTCCTGCACACGCTGTTTGTTGCCGACAACGATGGCGCCAGCGGCACGGCCCAGCCGCCCGATACGCGGCGCCTGGCGGCCGCGGCCAACACCGAGGCGCTGTTGCTGGGCAGTCAGCTGCACGTGCTGTTCAACCGCGACGTGACGCCCGCCGCCCGCATGGACTGGACTTCGCCGCTGGCGGCCGGCGCCATCCTGGCCACGGGCTTGAAGCCTGGCGTCCATTATGCGCTGACGTCGGCGCCCGCGGCCGGCGCGTTCGCCCGCAGCCTGGTCGAGGTGGTGCCAGGGCCGGGCACGCACCTGAGTTCGGATCAGGGCGTGCTCAGCATCGAGTAA
- the lysS gene encoding lysine--tRNA ligase: MTTDIQEQAAAPDENKIIAERRAKLAALREQGVAFPNDFRPEHKAADLHAQYDGKSREELEENPVHVVLAGRMMLKREAGKKAAFATLQDASGPKADGRIQIYATLDLTGEAAMAALHHYDLGDILGVQGTLFKTKTDELTIKVTQLRLITKSLRPLPDKFHGLADQETKYRQRYVDLIMNEETRRTFKARTAAISSIRRFMEKNEFMEVETPMLHTIPGGAAAKPFITHHNALDMQMFLRIAPELYLKRLVVGGFDRVFEINRNFRNEGVSIRHNPEFTMMEFYAAYTDYKWLMDFTEAVIRQAAIDAHGTATLTYGGRELDLAKPFHRLTIVEAINKYAPGYTPEQLNDAEFIKEELKKFGVKPFATAGLGALQLALFEETAEAQLWEPTYIIDYPVEVSPLARASDTVAGITERFELFMVGREIANGFSELNDAEDQSARFLAQVAAKDAGDEEAMFYDADYIRALEYGMPPAGGCGIGIDRLMMIITDSPNIRDVLLFPHLRREE; the protein is encoded by the coding sequence ATGACTACGGATATCCAAGAACAAGCCGCCGCCCCCGATGAAAACAAGATCATCGCCGAGCGCCGCGCCAAGCTGGCCGCACTGCGCGAACAAGGCGTCGCCTTCCCGAACGATTTCCGCCCTGAGCACAAGGCGGCCGATCTGCACGCGCAATACGACGGCAAGTCGCGTGAAGAGCTGGAAGAGAACCCCGTACACGTGGTGCTGGCCGGCCGCATGATGCTCAAGCGCGAAGCGGGCAAGAAAGCCGCCTTCGCCACCCTGCAGGACGCTTCCGGCCCGAAGGCCGACGGCCGCATCCAGATCTACGCCACGCTGGATCTCACCGGCGAAGCGGCCATGGCCGCCCTGCACCACTATGACCTGGGCGATATCCTGGGCGTGCAAGGCACCTTGTTCAAGACCAAGACGGACGAACTGACCATCAAGGTCACGCAACTGCGCCTGATCACCAAGTCGCTGCGCCCGCTGCCGGACAAATTCCACGGCCTGGCCGACCAGGAAACGAAGTACCGCCAGCGCTACGTCGACCTGATCATGAACGAAGAGACGCGCCGCACCTTCAAGGCGCGTACCGCCGCCATCTCGTCGATCCGCCGCTTCATGGAAAAGAACGAGTTCATGGAAGTGGAAACGCCGATGCTGCACACGATCCCGGGCGGCGCCGCGGCAAAGCCGTTCATCACGCACCACAATGCGCTCGACATGCAGATGTTCCTGCGCATCGCGCCCGAACTGTACCTGAAGCGCCTGGTCGTCGGCGGCTTCGACCGCGTGTTCGAGATCAACCGCAACTTCCGCAACGAAGGCGTGTCGATCCGTCACAACCCTGAATTCACGATGATGGAATTCTACGCGGCCTACACCGACTACAAATGGCTGATGGACTTCACGGAAGCCGTCATCCGCCAGGCCGCCATCGACGCGCACGGCACCGCCACGCTGACCTATGGCGGCCGCGAACTGGACCTGGCAAAACCGTTCCATCGCCTGACCATCGTCGAAGCGATCAACAAATATGCTCCAGGCTACACGCCGGAACAGTTGAACGATGCCGAATTCATCAAGGAAGAGCTGAAAAAATTCGGCGTCAAGCCGTTCGCCACGGCCGGCCTGGGCGCGCTGCAACTGGCGCTGTTCGAGGAAACGGCCGAAGCGCAGCTGTGGGAACCGACCTACATCATCGACTACCCGGTCGAAGTGTCGCCACTGGCGCGCGCTTCCGACACGGTGGCCGGCATCACCGAACGCTTCGAGCTGTTCATGGTGGGCCGCGAGATCGCCAACGGCTTCTCCGAGTTGAACGACGCGGAAGACCAGTCGGCCCGCTTCCTGGCGCAGGTAGCGGCCAAGGACGCCGGCGATGAAGAGGCGATGTTCTACGACGCCGACTACATCCGCGCGCTGGAATACGGCATGCCGCCAGCCGGCGGCTGCGGCATCGGCATCGACCGCCTGATGATGATCATCACGGATTCGCCGAACATCCGCGACGTCCTCCTGTTCCCGCACCTGCGCCGCGAAGAATAA
- a CDS encoding HAD family hydrolase, protein MNASAPAVAQRAFLFDMDGTIVDNMAFHTQSWLAFFERQGHALDADAFFRDTAGRQGHEIIAKYLGEDADHVTLLAEKEVVYRELYGPHLATVAGFDQLIASARQAGVGLVVGTAAPNENIAFTLDGLDLRHRFDAIVGAADVERGKPHPDVFLKGAQLAGALPQHCIVFEDAPLGVEAARRAGMRVVVLTTTLPADAFAAFDNIICIAQDFSQLDVEALFASQPAAFAAGTPTT, encoded by the coding sequence ATGAACGCCTCCGCTCCGGCAGTGGCGCAGCGTGCCTTCCTGTTCGACATGGATGGCACGATCGTCGACAACATGGCCTTCCACACGCAATCGTGGCTGGCGTTCTTCGAACGCCAGGGCCATGCGCTGGACGCGGACGCCTTCTTCCGCGACACGGCAGGACGGCAGGGACACGAAATCATCGCCAAATACCTGGGCGAGGATGCCGACCATGTCACCCTGCTGGCCGAAAAGGAAGTCGTCTACCGCGAGCTGTATGGCCCGCACCTGGCCACGGTGGCCGGTTTCGACCAGCTGATCGCCAGCGCACGCCAGGCCGGCGTCGGGCTGGTGGTGGGCACGGCGGCGCCGAACGAGAATATCGCGTTCACGCTCGACGGCCTGGACCTGCGCCACCGCTTCGACGCCATCGTCGGCGCCGCCGACGTGGAACGGGGCAAGCCGCATCCGGACGTTTTCCTGAAAGGCGCGCAGCTGGCCGGCGCACTGCCGCAGCACTGCATCGTCTTCGAAGACGCGCCCCTGGGCGTGGAAGCGGCGCGCCGCGCCGGCATGCGGGTCGTGGTCCTGACCACCACCCTGCCGGCCGACGCGTTTGCCGCATTCGACAACATCATCTGCATCGCGCAGGACTTCAGCCAACTCGATGTCGAGGCGCTGTTCGCCAGCCAGCCGGCAGCGTTTGCCGCCGGCACGCCAACGACATAA